A single window of Nicotiana tomentosiformis chromosome 1, ASM39032v3, whole genome shotgun sequence DNA harbors:
- the LOC104109280 gene encoding protein TUNICAMYCIN INDUCED 1, translating to MDLRGPSLYFLLIFLLGIAVRFSPSGASISSKDVNPPYPKAISDLKESIVKGLGFQDEDFKISGFDLRDALVGRSVSYEFDVEIDNKVIPLKLLEDVNRWEFVDLPIFRVERGEENGLVERRRLENQVPVLAPFTLAGPMELWIQDAKDMRISLPHDVDAGELRKVILADGAVVTVKGARSVSLRHPIELPLPFNRTTNGFASGLLALAEYLRQASLTEGGPLLSLRIVGPTSLTSPTSQSSPSANKLKIKRLAPGLVELSSVSKMKAISTIDLQGETTAILTPHQYTTLWPVTSVNGSNSNLLGFEALLTNVLGPKASQKGSFKLLKADVSAQTFVKIGFGVEKKLKEGDGFNWEGYPEWRTKPESVRMHFEVLAKVDGDKVVPERVVQVDPITIEDTVAPSVLMGNVSMSKTPIIYPPPNPFTL from the exons ATGGATTTGAGGGGACCATCGCTTTATTTTTTGCTCATATTTCTGCTTGGGATCGCTGTTCGGTTTTCTCCCTCTGGAGCTTCAATCTCTAGCAAAGATGTCAACCCTCCATACCCTAAAGCTATTTCT GACCTGAAGGAGTCAATTGTTAAGGGATTAGGTTTCCAAGATGAGGATTTCAAGATATCCGGGTTTGATTTGAGGGACGCCCTTGTGGGTAGGTCAGTGTCTTACGAATTTGATGTTGAGATTGATAATAAAGTTATTCCCTTGAAGCTTTTGGAGGATGTGAATAGATGGGAGTTCGTAGATTTGCCTATTTTCCGGGTAGAGCGAGGTGAAGAAAATGGGTTGGTGGAGAGGCGGAGATTGGAGAATCAGGTGCCTGTTTTGGCGCCTTTTACTTTGGCAGGTCCGATGGAGCTTTGGATCCAAGATGCCAAGGACATGAGAATTTCGCTACCA CATGATGTGGATGCCGGGGAGCTGAGGAAAGTGATCTTAGCCGATGGTGCTGTTGTTACAGTCAAAGGTGCCAGATCTGTTAGCCTGCGCCATCCAATAGAGCTTCCACTGCCCTTCAACAGAACGACAAATGGATTTGCCTCTGGTCTGTTGGCATTGGCTGAATATTTACGTCAAGCTTCTCTAACTGAAGGGGGACCTCTCCTCTCTCTTCGAATTGTTGGTCCTACATCTCTTACATCCCCTACCTCACAATCTTCCCCTTCTGCAAACAAACTTAAGATTAAACGGCTTGCACCTGGTCTTGTTGAGTTGTCATCAGTATCAAAAATGAAAGCCATCTCCACCATCGATCTCCAGGGAGAAACCACTGCGATCCTTACACCCCATCAATATACTACATTGTGGCCTGTCACATCTGTCAATGGTTCAAACTCAAACTTGCTTGGTTTTGAGGCCTTGCTTACTAATGTACTGGGCCCTAAAGCAAGTCAAAAGGGTTCTTTCAAATTGCTGAAGGCAGATGTATCAGCCCAGACTTTCGTGAAGATTGGTTTTGGAGTCGAGAAGAAGTTGAAGGAAGGAGATGGATTCAATTGGGAGGGTTATCCAGAGTGGAGAACTAAGCCTGAATCGGTGAGGATGCATTTTGAAGTTCTGGCAAAGGTAGATGGGGACAAAGTTGTGCCAGAGAGAGTCGTGCAGGTTGATCCGATAACTATAGAGGATACAGTGGCACCAAGTGTGCTCATGGGCAATGTCTCCATGTCAAAAACTCCAATCATTTACCCACCTCCAAATCCATTCACCTTGTAA
- the LOC104109279 gene encoding malate dehydrogenase, glyoxysomal, with translation MQPSGSEVHQRIARISAHLNPPNLQMAEGSVLERSNCRAKGGAPGFKVAILGAAGGIGQPLAMLMKMNPLVSVLHLYDVVNAPGVTADISHMDTGAVVRGFLGQSQLEAALTGMDLVIIPAGIPRKPGMTRDDLFKINAGIVRTLCEGIAKCCPNAIVNLISNPVNSTVPIAAEVFKKAGTYDPKKLLGVTSLDVVRANTFVAEVLGLDPREVDVPVVGGHAGVTILPLLSQVKPPCSFTQEETEYLTKRIQDGGTEVVEAKKGAGSATLSMAYAAVKFADACLKGLRGDAGVVACAFVASQVTELPFFASKVRLGRTGAEEVYQLGPLNEYERIGLEKAKQELAESIQKGVSFIRN, from the exons ATGCAGCCATCAGGTTCAGAAGTTCACCAACGCATTGCCAGAATTTCAGCtcatctcaatcccccaaatctCCAG ATGGCAGAGGGATCTGTTTTGGAAAGATCAAACTGCAGAGCAAAAGGTGGGGCACCTGGATTTAAGGTTGCTATATTGGGTGCTGCTGGAGGTATTGGCCAACCACTTGCAATGTTGATGAAGATGAACCCTTTAGTCTCAGTTCTTCATCTCTATGATGTTGTTAATGCTCCTGGTGTTACTGCTGATATTAGCCACATGGACACCGGTGCTGTT GTGAGGGGTTTTCTAGGGCAAAGTCAGCTTGAGGCTGCACTTACAGGAATGGACCTAGTGATCATACCTGCTGGTATTCCAAGAAAACCAGGAATGACAAGAGATGATCTTTTCAAGATTAATGCTGGGATTGTGAGGACTCTCTGTGAAGGAATTGCAAAGTGCTGTCCTAATGCTATTGTTAATTTGATTAGTAATCCGGTGAATTCCACAGTTCCTATTGCAGCTGAAGTTTTCAAGAAAGCAGGTACTTATGATCCAAAGAAGCTTCTTGGAGTTACCTCACTAGATGTTGTGAGAGCCAATACTTTTGTG GCAGAAGTTTTGGGACTAGATCCTAGGGAAGTAGATGTTCCTGTTGTTGGAGGTCATGCCGGGGTGACAATTTTGCCTCTTCTCTCACAG GTCAAGCCTCCTTGCTCCTTCACACAAGAGGAAACAGAATATTTGACTAAGCGCATTCAAGATGGAGGGACAGAAGTTGTTGAG GCCAAAAAAGGGGCTGGATCTGCAACTTTATCTATG GCATATGCAGCTGTAAAATTTGCAGATGCTTGCCTCAAGGGCTTAAGAGGAGATGCCGGTGTGGTGGCCTGTGCTTTTGTAGCTTCTCAG GTTACAGAACTCCCATTCTTTGCCTCCAAAGTGCGACTTGGTCGTACTGGAGCTGAAGAAGTCTATCAACTTGGTCCCCTAAACGAGTATGAGAG GATTGGACTGGAGAAGGCCAAGCAAGAGCTTGCTGAGAGCATTCAGAAAGGAGTTTCCTTCATCAGGAATTAG